A window of Magnolia sinica isolate HGM2019 chromosome 13, MsV1, whole genome shotgun sequence genomic DNA:
CGATCTTCaatacgccagaattttccatcttcacggtttCATAATcacttgacttgtaacttgtaaagaAATCCTTgcatggagtcgcatgaaaagaagctcctgagtcaaccactcagtcggtgtcctgactcgtagccgtgagatatATATCGTGATCTtctaaaagaataactacaacgtcaccatttgaagcgaccgcagtggaatctgatttatcttccttctcctttccttttcctttcttgtcgttctttttaccatgacattcatgcttgtagtggcccttcttgccacaattccagcaattAACATCTTTTCTGGTACtcaacttgcctcttgatttatctcgggccttcccgcccttcctgttctttcctctcccccgttcttgtgtcacaagggcctcttttTGAGTAGACCCccgagacttcctccttgtctcctcattgaagggacaactggttacctgttctatggatatctttccgtttggcgcggagttacttagagacaccaccaatgtctctcaactGTAAGGCAACGAAGTGAGTAATAGTAaggcctgcaattcatcatccaggaccatcttcatagtggagagctggttcactatattactgacctcattcatgtgctcggccacagaaccaccatctttgaacttgagattcacaagtcgccttatcagaaaatTCTTATttccggctgtcttcctctcatactgcccttccaatttcagtcataagctagcggctgaggtctccgtagacacatagtggaacacagaatcattcagccattgtctaataaatcccaccgcctttcggtccatcttcttctaatcatcatcagacatatccttggattttgctgatatgcttaaaattggagaatataagtccttgcaatttagcaagtcctccatcttagcctttcatatggtccagttagaaccattgaggctgatcatccttgatgagccaccttccataattcaaaaccgatcctacccgttcaatgaacttagctctgataccactttgttgggggccttgcacaaaatcttaggatctagcctcccgaaacaaaccagaattatggaataataatgcaatgaattaaatcaaaacataaactacACCACACCAaggatttttacgtgaaaaaccctcaaagaggtaaaaaccacgggacctcgtccagatcaacaatccactataaagcggaacgttacaaccgatcacaagcacacaccgcttggatcaaaccttcttcactcacgcaagagtaGATAAACAATTAGAGAAATAAAGaagacggagagatctcaccgattacgaggacatggaagtgctgagatatggtagatcacctctacgagcatagcctcccttttacaagcttcttctctctctttctttctctctctctctcatacctttgataaccctaagccctttagcaaacccttataAAGTTTTAGGAAACCCTAGAATACCCTGAAATAtaccccaatcccgcatacacccctttatataagaatagaaagaggtataatcaaaataagaaacaaaatccacAAAATCTGCGTTTCCGTAATCGCATCTgtggaactcttcgatgatatcaacgATCTTttgatgacagccttcgatatcatcaacggtccttcgatgatatcgaaataggaccaaaaactgtccagcgactagGGGTGAAAAATCCAataattatcgatgtcatcaaaggtctcttgatgacagccttcgatatcatctaaagtccatcgatgatatcgacaggaccaaaaaactgtccagcgaccagcggtaaaaaattcagcaattatcgatgatatcgaaactagttcgatttcctcgaacccaacaatgaggagaaaattCCTATCATGGTGATCATCTTTTCAGTCGCATCCTGTTGACCATTCGCCTTTATCATCTGTTCTTATATATtgattatgtatttattttttttaattttttttaatttttctagtttatttgATATTTTGTTGATTGTAatgaatttcattcaaacattaataaaattgacatttTTTAAGCCTTTTTTTATACTTATTCATCTTTATTCCTTAGAGAAAATATATATTAGCTACAATTTCTAATAAAAGAACAAGTCCTTAGatacaaggcaaaaagaatccataAAAAAGGACTCACCCCCAACCCTTTTGCAAATCGCTTGGTCGCTGATTACAACTCGTGCCTGGTTTGACAACCGGATCTTCGAAACTGGTCTTACTGAATCATTTTAGTGTGAGGGTCATTagcgttcaatcaaacattgaatcGAGTACAACTTTTGCACACCCACACCTCCTAATCACATACATAAATTGAATGCATGCCCTCATTTACATGTGTGGCCTgatgcttgattgaattgtgcaAACTAGCGTCACCTTTTTTGCTGCTGCTATTTTTGTTGCTTTTAAACAAAGACAATTACACAGAGTAAAAAATTGTTGCCACGTGTCAACACATGTAAATAACAACCATAGCCATAACTTTACTCATGCCTCCGTGATAGACTCACATGAGTTTTAACACAAGGAAATTTGTTctagtacccattgtggtgtaaaTGCgtgttaggaaaaaaaaaaatcctaatttacTTCATAATTGTATCATAACTCATATGGCTTGGAACTAAGTGTCTAAAAATTAAGCTCCAAAGTGGCAAAAACTTCTCTATGTACCACTAATCCAAAtgagtatttttttaaataaaaaatattcatatataaatatttatttacattttaaaaataaattaatttattttttaaaattaattttcttACAAAACAATACAACATGTTAATTACCTCACCCTTTTTCTCTCTCTACATGTGTGGCCTATACTTTCCCTCACCGCCCATACCCTTCCTCTCTCTTGCCCACACCCTTTTCTCTTTGTTAGCccactcttttcttcttttactgGGCTTTGTCAGAATTTTAATCCTCATCAGATATGAGAATTCGGGTTGATTCAAAGTCACCTTGACCATGATATTGCACAATCCATCTAAGAAACTTCATTACTATATGTTCAATCATTATATTAAATgggaaggcatgcatcatttaagTCAATCATTCAGGGTTCACAGAATTATGACATTCATTGACATCTTCAAGAACTAGTCATCCACCTTCATGCCAACAAACAGACATCTCTTCTCACCTTTTGATTGACCATCATTCACATCATAAAATGGAAAATCACATGGCCCATCAAATCATCTTTCCAGACCTACAAAAGCAAAATCTCAATTGTGAAAGATGGTGACACCGTATCCCATGGTCCTATAATTCCCAAACCGGCTTAGGAATCCATGAGACCATTTGATGGTAAGTTCTGAGGAGCCACTAATACACTCCATGGCCCAATAAATGGAACGAAAGGTTGTGATCTTGAACATTCATGCATTTAGGGAGCAATTGGATGGTCCtacccattcattttttcagttgaatgaaaTAATGGAGAGTAGATGGGTGAGTCATGTACAACAAAGGCATAAAATGATTTTGACTAGGACTGAAGAGATTGAATAGAAGATGAGAAGAAAGCCTGAAAGAACCCGAAGTGGACATCCATAGACATCATGCACTGGTTCCTGCCCCTAGATCAACCATCTTCATTTGATAGGACTCCAAGGGGTCCCATCaaatgatgatccagaccgttcatctagtaaGTGCTAAATTGGATGACCAACATGGCATTTTTAAAATCGAGATCCTCATCATGAGTCCAGATATGCGCCAGCATTTCTTACTCACCTTTACGTTGACACAAGGATCTCTGATAAACAGCCTGGATCACAACATGATGGGCCAGAAGGGGTGAGCATTCCTCTTATTTCATCTGGTTATGTAATGAGTGTGAAAATAACCTTTGGCCAACTTGCACTGATTCTTTCCAAGTGGACTATTAAGAACAGAAAGTGGTCCTAATATAGGTGGCTGGGATCATATGATCTGACGGATTATTGGACCATTTTCCACCCTCGGTGGAAAGAAACAGACCGATGGTCTGGATAACAGAATGTGGGCGCCACTTGTTAGAATTGAAAATCTCGCAAAAAAATGCccaatgacttttttttttaattatatatatatatatatatatatatatatatatatatatatatatatatatatatatatatatatatattagtcctGAAACATAGTTCCAACAACGTTGGGGAATGTTTAGTAAACTAATGGCTCTTAAATTTGGAAACATGTCACAGGTGTGTTAGATCCAAGCCGCTCACTAGAAGCCCCATTGTTGAGTGACATTCTCAAAAAAATAAGGTGAATaagttcattaggtgggccacaaatggtcAAATTGAACAGTTGATAGAAAACTGACCAACAGTTCAAAACTCAAAAATATATGTGGTTCATTTAGTTATCAGAAAAGTCTGTTTTTTTAGACCATGGAGCTACACATTGGGATCACCTAATGAGTGGCTTGGATTTTGCACAAGTGGGTCATCTATTCTAGGCTAGTGCCAAAAGAGAAGGATGGAATTCTCCTGTCACTCCAACTGAAACAATCAAGAACCTGGCCCACCAAAGCAAAAGAAAACAGGAAGATGACCCGCAAATGAAACAGAAAATGacccaaaagaagaagagaagctaGAAATCCTACCAACCCGGAAAAGCAAAGCTCGCCATCAAAGTAACGAATAACTCACAAAAGCATAAActgaaaattttcattaaaaaaaaaaggtccaacaAATACTTCTTGCTTCATACATGGTCTCCAATTAAGAGGACCATTATTGATATGACGGTCTTTGAGCCCCACCATACCGTGTGGCCTAGTTTTGCAGATGGTAACCGATCACTTACAATGAATGGTATCGTGTATGGCTGAAGTTATAAAAGTTcaatcgaccaaacaatccaccCCATTCAATTATCAGATTTCTAAGCTTCTTTGGATATGACTCTATGGGTAAAgaaaatcttttttctttttcttttttgttatttaaatcgcagaaaaaataataaattctgTAATGTAATCATTAGTCTTTTTCTTAATTAAAATTCTCTATCTCGAGATATGAGATAATTGTTATTTAATAAATTTAGATAACAATAATACCTTGAAGATAAATCCATTTTCAACAATGTTGAAGAAAATGATTATTACTTTTTCAATGTCCACCCctttgtttggttgcaccaaataccatgaaatttcaaGATATTTGATACAACCAAACACGGCTTACTAACTTTTTATTTACTGGAATTTAGATTGATCTTTTTGTAGTTAGAGACTAATCAAATCATGTGTTAAAGCTGATCTTATGGGATTTAGAACATAAAGTTAACCAACGATGGATGTTAGACCAATGCCACAAACAGGATAAAGACCTGTTTGGAGGTTTGCCCAAATCAGGATTTGCCCTGCTTCATCCACAGAACCGATCCAACTTGTGTTGGGAGGTGAACAGGGCATGAAACCACTTCTGGGGTTTCCACTCCAAATCTCGAGTGGGATACGAACCAATCGTAATCAAATTTGAGTTTCGGGCAGAGACATACAATCTGCCTCAAATTGGAATATTCCAAACAGGCACCAAATCTCATATTGAATGTGTTACATGGTAGAATTCAAGGCAATTCTTTTCCAGCATCCAAAGCATAGTTTCTGGATTCACAAAGTACCAAGTTGCCAAACATGACCTACAGAAGGAAATTCTCAATTCCTGTATCTTGAAAATGAATTCTACAAGCTTGCACCACTAGTAGGGTGAAAGGGTGTTTTCAGccacaaaagatttttttttttttttttttaaattttgggtcCCCCCCTTTGTGGCTGTAGCTGAAAATGCTGTGCCATGCTACTAGCCGTGCAGGGCAGATGCCTATAGGTGATCAGTTCTTACTCCCAAATGCCAGGTAGCCAACCGACACCTAAAATTCGTATTGAATGTCTTATGTGCGCCAACATCCCACCAACCACTTGCAGCAATGGATGATTGATTCTGAAATGCAAAATGTCAAATCCAAATACAGCTGAAGATATTCAATATGAAGTTCAAATCAGAGCTACAAACAAATTCAAATCGCATCATGTTTTGAGAAGTGGCACacctttgtgttttttttttcttttcttttttttttttttcatttcttacaATAGGATCAGAGAGAGGAAAACAAGCTCAAGCTCACACGGGCTCTTTTCACCATCTCTTCTGCAAGTAGTCTCTCTCTGACTCTCTAACGTTCTCAACAGACCTATCCAGCCTACCCATTACAATATTTTTGAAACTAAAAGCTTCTTGGGCCTGCGAGCACGACCGTTGCATTCGGACGCCGCTCAAACTTGCCCTCGATTCCACCATTTCATTTAACGATAGCCTTTTTTTGGGCCCTGGCTCAGGTCTTTGCTTCGGAGCACTATAAGACCTTAGTTTTGCCTTAAATGACTGTGTGTTTGCCATGTAATTAGGATAATTAGAGTACCGACGGAAGAAGTTTTCAGCACAGACGCTCTTTGCAGGTGTTACAGGCATTCCAGCATTCGACCCACTTGTATTCACAAACCGAGGGGTACTTTGGGCGGTGGAGAATCTGCATTCATCGCCCGTGAGTGCCCAATCAAACTCCGGGACATTACGGCACTCAGGTATGGAGAGACGGGCAGGAATATGATATGGGTGTGGGGAGGAGAGCATTTGGGGATGCAGGTCTTCGCCACAATCTGACATAGAGGCATTGATCCGGCGGGATCTTGATTTCGGTCTACAAGTGTCAATTTCAACGATCTTTGGGCTCTCATCGAAGGCATTTGCATTGATGGTAGCTTCAAGGGGTGCTGAGAGCCTCCTACTGTGGATTGATGCTGTGTGTTCGCTTCTCGTGTCGTCGAATCTTTCCTGCAAATTAGTAGGAAAAAATGGGTTACAGCAAAATCCTGAAACATAGGCAAACAATGAAATCAATGACGCACCAAGGACGTGTTTGGGTGTAATCCCTATTGCAAACCAATTAGATATTTCACCAGAGTGAATTATCCTTTCTTCTATTATTTTTGGCAACATGGAAAGCCAACAACTGCATTATGGGGGATCTgattttttcccccttcatcacCCCAAGCTAGCATACTGGATGTGTTTC
This region includes:
- the LOC131222917 gene encoding protein IQ-domain 26-like, whose amino-acid sequence is MGRASRWLRSLLGGKKERDHRGDSNSGSERKDKKRWSFCNVGGDSSVGQIPASVQGSIPTAEAAWLRSYYNETEKEQNKHAIAVAAATAAAADAAVAAAQAAVAVVRLTSYGRGTMFGGHERWAAVKIQTAFRGYLAKKALRALKGLVKLQAHVRGYLVRKQAAAALQGMQALIRAQANVRMQKARSLINTEWRIQPEIHPRKSIERFDDTRSEHTASIHSRRLSAPLEATINANAFDESPKIVEIDTCRPKSRSRRINASMSDCGEDLHPQMLSSPHPYHIPARLSIPECRNVPEFDWALTGDECRFSTAQSTPRFVNTSGSNAGMPVTPAKSVCAENFFRRYSNYPNYMANTQSFKAKLRSYSAPKQRPEPGPKKRLSLNEMVESRASLSGVRMQRSCSQAQEAFSFKNIVMGRLDRSVENVRESERDYLQKRW